CAGTAAAAACGGATGAAAAAACTGTTCGTAAAAATATTTTCGGTAATAACCATTGGCATATTGCTTTTGCCATCGGTTGCCAAACTCGAACATCACCATTTTTACACATTTCATTTCAACGCAGAAAGTAAATCAAACTCGCAGTCATTTTCTGAACAGTGCGAAATATGTCAATTTGAATTTTTTGCTTTTGTTCCTGAAAAGAAATTCAATCTCCCTGAAAAATTTACATCTGTCGTTACAAAATATCTTTTGAATGATATTTTAATTGTTTCCTTACCTAAAGTTTATAATTTTTCTCTTCGGGCTCCTCCTTTTGATTTATTTTAATGAGTTTTATTTCCAAGAAAATTAATTCATAATTTTCTTAAACACCAAGACAGCATTTTTGATTAAATGTTGAATCTTTTCATCTTACATAATATTAAAAACAAATCAAAAAAATGAAAAAAATAATTATAATTATCTTAATGATAGCTTCTTATCATTTTACATTTGCTCAAAATCAAATTATCGGAAAAGTTTTCGATCAAAACAATCATCCTCTAACGGGAGCTACCGTTTTTCTGCCCGAACTTAATAAAGGCGTAACTACAGACACAAACGGACATTATGAAGTTTCCAATTTGCCAAACGGCAAAATTAAAATCCGTTTTTCTTACATTGGTTATGCCAATGATATTTCAACCGTTATACTGAAAGACAATACATCCATTACATTAAATGTACAATTACACGAATCGGCAATTGAAGCCGAAGAAGTTGTTGTGTCGGGAGGATATAATTCTACGCAGCACGAAAATGCGGTAAAAATAGATGTTCTAAAACTTAATCCTACAGAAATTCAGACTACCAATAATTTTACGGAAATGCTTACCAAAATTCCCGGTATAGATATGATTTCAAAAGGAAACGGCGTAGCAAAACCGGTTATTAGAGGACTTTCGATGAACGATATTTTGGTTCTTAACAACGGCGTTCGTTTCGAAAACTACCAGTATTCAAGTCATCATCCGCTGGGAATTGATGAATTTGGCATTGAAGACGTGGAAATTATCAAAGGTCCCGCTTCACTGCTTTATGGTTCGGATGCAATTGGAGGTGTAATAAATTTCATCAAAGAAAAACCTGCAAACGAGAATTCCATTGTCGGCGATTATAACTTGCAATTATTTTCCAATAGTTTAGGAATGACCAATAATTTGGGAATAAAAGGAACCTCTAAAAATTTTTATGGAGGAATAAGAGTAGGCAGCAAAACAAACGCTGATTATTTACAGGGAGGCGGAGCGTTTGTTCCCAATTCGCGTTTCAATGAAATGTCGGTAAAAACAAATGTAGGTTTTACCGGTAAATTTGCCACACTTAATTTGTTTTATGATTATACCAATGAAAAACTCGGACTTGCAGAAGATGAAGCTGTAGAACAAATTACCGAAAAGGGACGAAAACCGGAGATTTTTTATCAGGAATTCAACACACATTTACTTTCATCGCAAAACAAGTTCTACCTCGGAAATTTCAAACTGGATGTAAATGGCGCCTATCAAAATACAGATCTTGCACACATTGGCGAACCCAACCAATATGAAATTCAAATGCAGTTGAAAACTCTTACTTATGAAACAAAACTATATCTTCCTTCCGATAAAAATTCAGAATATATCGTCGGCTTTCAAGGAATGAACCAAATAAATTCCAATGTAAATGATAGAGAAGTAATATTGCTTCCTGATGCAGTTACGAATAATTATTCCGCTTTCGGTCTGCTTCAATACACCTTCTTAGAAAAACTAAAACTTCAAACCGGTTTACGTTACGATTATAAAACCATTGATACGGAAGCTGTAAACAATGCGGATGATATTGAAAATTACCGTCCTGCTATTCATAAACCTTACGGAAGTTTTAGCGGTTCGCTTGGAGCAACATATCATTTTTCCGATGTTTTGCTTTTACGTGCCAACATTGCATCTGCTTACCGCACACCAAACATAGCGGAATTAACCTCTAAAGGACAACATGAACTTCGTTTTGAAATTGGCGATGAAAATCTGCAGCCCGAAAAATCATTGGAAACAGATATTAGCGTCCATTATCACAAAGAAAACATTCAATTTGATATTGCCGGTTTTTATAATAAGGTAAACGATTATATTTTTATTGCTCCTACGGGCGAAGAAACCTCATCCGGCATTGGAATTTATAAATATAAACAAGCAAACTCAATGCTCTACGGAGGAGAAGCCGGCGTGCATTTTCATCCTAAACAAATAAAATGGCTTCATATTGAAACTACTTTTTCTTCCGTTATCGGGAAACAAAACAATGGAGATTATCTTCCGTTTATTCCGGCAAATAAATTAAATGTGGAATTGCGTGCCGAAAAAGAAAAACTTGGACTTTTGCAAAAAGCATTTTTCTCGATAAATTCTCACACGGCTTTTGCACAAAACAACGCTGCCCCTGATGAAACCACCACAAAAGGATATACACTATTAGGGACAAACATTGGCAGTGAAATTCAATTCAAAAATCAAAAAATCCTATGGACTCTTGGATGTAGTAATCTTTTGGATACCAAATACATCAATCATTTATCTACACTCAAAGAAGTAAATATGTTGGACGCAGGAAGAAATATTACGTTTACATTAAAAGTCCCGTTTGAGATTCATTAACTATTTTTCAGAGAGCCGTTTCTTTTTCAAAAGAAGCGGCTCTTTGTTATTCACTAAAAAATACCGATATTTGCACATCAAATTTATTTTTACAAAAGTATGAAAATAGCTATTGTTGGCACCGGATACGTTGGTTTGGTTTCAGGAACATGTTTTGCTGAAATGGGCGTAGATGTTACTTGCGTTGATATCGATACTCAAAAAATTGAGAATCTTAAAAAAGGAATTATTCCCATTTATGAACCCGGATTGGAAGATATGGTTTTACGCAATGTAAAAGCAGAACGGCTTCATTTTACTACAAAACTTGCCGATGTTTTGGAGGAAACAGAAGTGGTTTTTAGTGCGGTAGGAACTCCGCCTAATGAAGATGGAAGCGCCGATTTGAAATATGTACTGGAAGTCGCAAAGGAAATTGGAGAAAAAATGAACAGTTATAAATTGCTTGTTACCAAAAGTACGGTTCCTGTTGGTACCGCAAAATTGGTAAAACAAACCATTCAAGATGAATTAAACAAAAGAGGTGTAAACATACCCTTTGATGTGGCTTCCAATCCCGAATTTTTAAAAGAAGGAGATGCAATCAGCGATTTTATGAGTCCTGACAGAGTTGTGGTAGGCATCGACAGCGAAAAAGCCAAAGAACTATTGACTAAATTATATCGTCCATTTTTGCTAAATAATTTTCGTGTTATTTTTATGGACATTCCTTCCGCTGAAATGACAAAATATGCTGCAAATTCGATGTTGGCAACACGTATCAGTTTTATGAACGACATTGCCAATTTATGTGAAATTGTAGGAGCCGATGTAAATATGGTACGTAAAGGAATTGGCAGTGATGCACGCATTGGTGGAAAATTTTTGTACGCAGGCACAGGTTACGGCGGTTCCTGCTTCCCTAAAGATGTACAAGCACTTATACGCACAGCCAAAGAACATGGTTATGAATTGCGGCTTTTACAAGCAGTGGAAGAAGTAAATAACTCCCAAAAAGAAGTTCTTTTCAATAAATTATTAAAACGATGGGGAAAAAATATGCGAGGAAAAACCGTTGCGGTTTGGGGACTGGCATTTAAACCCAATACCGACGATATTCGGCAAGCTCCTGCATTTATTGTAATGGAAAAACTTTTAAAATCCGGAGTAAATATTCGCGTTTTTGATCCTATTGCCATTCCCGTATCAAAAGAACGTATCGAATTTCTGGAAAAACAACAAGCCGATAAGGAAGAAAAAATTAATTATTCCAATATTTATTTTGCCAACGATATTTACGATGCTGCTTTTGAAGCGGATGCGCTTTTACTTGTAACGGAATGGAAAGAATTCCGTATGCCAAGTTGGAACGTAATTAAAAAATCAATGAAAACCCCAGTGGTTTTAGATGGAAGAAATATCTACGACAAATCTGAAATGAAAGAACTCGGATTTGATTATGAAGGCATTGGATAAAATTTTTATATTTTCTCCATACATAAACAAAAAAGATTGACCGTTCTAGTCAATCTTTTTCTATTTTATAAAAAATACATTTCATTTATTTACCCGATATTTATCTACTCCGTTTTTTATAAAGTCAACAATTTGTTGAGCAGCCGCAATTCCTGCGTTTATATTTGCTTCTTCGGTTTGTGCTCCCATTTTTTTCACAGTAGCATAATAACGGTCGCCTACTTTTGCTTTAAATTCTTCGTGCATATCAGCAGCAATATCCGTCAAATATTTGAATTTTGGATTTTCAAGCATATATTCGAGCAATTCCGGTTCATTTATCACTTCCTTGCGTGCCGTATTTACCATAATCGCTCCTTTTGGAAGCAAATTCAATAATTCTTTGCCGATAAATTGCTTGGTTTCTTCGGTATAAGGAACATTAATTGAAATAACATCTGAACTTTGATACAACGTTTTTGCAGAACAGGTTGGATTAACTCCCTCTGTTTTAATATCTTCCGCCCGACAGTAAATATCGTACGCTGAAATTTCCATACCAAAACCTTTTGCAATACGTGCTACATTACGTCCGATATTTCCATAAGCATGAATTCCAAGTCGTTTTCCTTTCAACTCAGTTCCTGAGGTACCATTATAGTAATTACGTATTCCGTAAATCATTAAACCAAAAGCTAATTCAGCTACGGCATTAGCATTTTGTCCCGGCGTATTCATAACGCAAACTCCGGCTTTGGTAGCTGCATCAAGGTCAATATTATCATAGCCTGCTCCGGCACGAACTACAATTTTCATTTTTTTTGCCGCCGAAATTACTTCCGCATCAATAATATCGCTACGCACAATTACAGCATCAGCATCGGCTACAGCATCCAATAGTTGTTGTTTTTCCGTATATTTTTCGAGTAAAGCGAGTTCAAATCCGGCTCCTTCCACTTCGTTACGGATTCCATCTACAGCCACTTTGGCAAACGGTTTATCTGTTGCAATTAATATTTTCATATCTCTAACCCCTGAAAGGGGGAATTTTAGAATTATATAATTATATGATTATTTTTTGTATGACATTCAAACTTCTCCTTTTCAGGAGAGATAAAGAAGGATCAATTATTTTTTTCAAATTCCTGCATACAAGCGATTAACGCTTCTACCGATTCTTTTGGACAAGCATTGTAAATAGATGCGCGGAAACCTCCTACGGAACGATGT
The genomic region above belongs to uncultured Paludibacter sp. and contains:
- a CDS encoding exported hypothetical protein (Evidence 5 : Unknown function) — translated: MKKLFVKIFSVITIGILLLPSVAKLEHHHFYTFHFNAESKSNSQSFSEQCEICQFEFFAFVPEKKFNLPEKFTSVVTKYLLNDILIVSLPKVYNFSLRAPPFDLF
- a CDS encoding TonB-dependent receptor, producing the protein MKKIIIIILMIASYHFTFAQNQIIGKVFDQNNHPLTGATVFLPELNKGVTTDTNGHYEVSNLPNGKIKIRFSYIGYANDISTVILKDNTSITLNVQLHESAIEAEEVVVSGGYNSTQHENAVKIDVLKLNPTEIQTTNNFTEMLTKIPGIDMISKGNGVAKPVIRGLSMNDILVLNNGVRFENYQYSSHHPLGIDEFGIEDVEIIKGPASLLYGSDAIGGVINFIKEKPANENSIVGDYNLQLFSNSLGMTNNLGIKGTSKNFYGGIRVGSKTNADYLQGGGAFVPNSRFNEMSVKTNVGFTGKFATLNLFYDYTNEKLGLAEDEAVEQITEKGRKPEIFYQEFNTHLLSSQNKFYLGNFKLDVNGAYQNTDLAHIGEPNQYEIQMQLKTLTYETKLYLPSDKNSEYIVGFQGMNQINSNVNDREVILLPDAVTNNYSAFGLLQYTFLEKLKLQTGLRYDYKTIDTEAVNNADDIENYRPAIHKPYGSFSGSLGATYHFSDVLLLRANIASAYRTPNIAELTSKGQHELRFEIGDENLQPEKSLETDISVHYHKENIQFDIAGFYNKVNDYIFIAPTGEETSSGIGIYKYKQANSMLYGGEAGVHFHPKQIKWLHIETTFSSVIGKQNNGDYLPFIPANKLNVELRAEKEKLGLLQKAFFSINSHTAFAQNNAAPDETTTKGYTLLGTNIGSEIQFKNQKILWTLGCSNLLDTKYINHLSTLKEVNMLDAGRNITFTLKVPFEIH
- the udg gene encoding UDP-glucose 6-dehydrogenase; the protein is MKIAIVGTGYVGLVSGTCFAEMGVDVTCVDIDTQKIENLKKGIIPIYEPGLEDMVLRNVKAERLHFTTKLADVLEETEVVFSAVGTPPNEDGSADLKYVLEVAKEIGEKMNSYKLLVTKSTVPVGTAKLVKQTIQDELNKRGVNIPFDVASNPEFLKEGDAISDFMSPDRVVVGIDSEKAKELLTKLYRPFLLNNFRVIFMDIPSAEMTKYAANSMLATRISFMNDIANLCEIVGADVNMVRKGIGSDARIGGKFLYAGTGYGGSCFPKDVQALIRTAKEHGYELRLLQAVEEVNNSQKEVLFNKLLKRWGKNMRGKTVAVWGLAFKPNTDDIRQAPAFIVMEKLLKSGVNIRVFDPIAIPVSKERIEFLEKQQADKEEKINYSNIYFANDIYDAAFEADALLLVTEWKEFRMPSWNVIKKSMKTPVVLDGRNIYDKSEMKELGFDYEGIG
- a CDS encoding D-3-phosphoglycerate dehydrogenase — protein: MKILIATDKPFAKVAVDGIRNEVEGAGFELALLEKYTEKQQLLDAVADADAVIVRSDIIDAEVISAAKKMKIVVRAGAGYDNIDLDAATKAGVCVMNTPGQNANAVAELAFGLMIYGIRNYYNGTSGTELKGKRLGIHAYGNIGRNVARIAKGFGMEISAYDIYCRAEDIKTEGVNPTCSAKTLYQSSDVISINVPYTEETKQFIGKELLNLLPKGAIMVNTARKEVINEPELLEYMLENPKFKYLTDIAADMHEEFKAKVGDRYYATVKKMGAQTEEANINAGIAAAQQIVDFIKNGVDKYRVNK